The proteins below are encoded in one region of Maribacter aestuarii:
- a CDS encoding arsenate reductase family protein — protein sequence MSAIAKNNRIITIIYDSNTSIGKQALAYLQATKKEIKAFDISKASLTGTQWAEVAKGLDKMMGEIVQKNHGDFKKKFGSNSVDFDFNDWVRILQNESNILKQPILVVNKHFFQITSPSEIMHFLEAQSAAIKKPYNKEK from the coding sequence AATAGCAAAGAATAACAGAATTATTACTATTATATATGATTCAAATACATCTATAGGGAAACAAGCTTTAGCTTATTTACAGGCTACTAAAAAGGAAATAAAGGCTTTTGACATTTCTAAAGCTTCTTTGACAGGAACGCAATGGGCGGAAGTAGCCAAAGGGCTTGATAAGATGATGGGCGAGATTGTTCAAAAAAATCATGGTGATTTCAAAAAGAAATTCGGTTCAAATTCGGTCGATTTTGATTTTAACGATTGGGTACGTATTCTTCAAAATGAATCAAATATTTTGAAACAACCTATACTGGTCGTCAATAAGCATTTTTTTCAGATTACAAGTCCATCTGAAATAATGCATTTTCTTGAAGCGCAGAGCGCAGCTATTAAAAAGCCATATAATAAAGAAAAGTGA